TTCTGCTGGGGCAGCAATCTGTGGTGCTTTAAAGTATGCGGCAAAACAAACAAAGAAAAAGAAAATTCTTATTCTCCTTCACGACTCTGGAAATAGATACGCCTCTAAAATATATAACGATGATTGGATGAGTGATAATGGATACCTTGATTCTTCATTCAATGTTCAAATTAAAGATGTACTTAATGATATTGGAAAGAAAGGAACCATTCTTACAATTAGAGATACCTCAACTATTGGAGAGGCCATCAACATTATGGACTCAGAAGGCGTTTCTCAGCTTCCCGTCTTAAACTCACAGGAAGAAATTGTTGGTCTTGTTGCGGAAAAAAATCTCGTGAAGCCAGTTCTTATGGGAGAATTCCAGAAAGACGATAATATCTCTCTAGCCTTTTCAAATAAGTATAGAGTTGTAGATAAGAACTTGCTATTAGAGTCTGTTGCTGAAGCCCTTCTCCAAAAAGAAGTTGCGCTAATTACAGACAATAATAAACTTGTCGATATTCTGACGGAAATTGACGTTCTTCAATACTTCTCAAAGAAGGGCCATGTTTAGTGAAGAAATCAGAAGTTAAAGACTTAGATAAAGCTTCTAGAGTTATTCATGCTGGAGGACATCCCGACCCGGAGACGGGCGCGATCATGCCTCCTATTTATCAGACTTCAACTTACGTTCAATCAAGTCCAGGTGTTCATAAGGGCTATGAGTACACACGTTCGCACAATCCTACAAGAACCAGACTAGAAGAGTGCTTAGCTTCACTTGAAGAGGCGAAGTATGCTCTTGTCACTTCAAGTGGTCTATCCGCTGAAATGCTTGTTATGCACACTCTTCCAGCGGGTTCAACAATTCTCTGCGGTGATGATGTTTATGGCGGGACTTATAGGTTATTCACTACTGTATTTAATGAAATTCACAACTTTATTTTTATCAATACAACTGACTTAGAAGAAGTAGAGAGCAAGATTAAGGAACACAGACCAAGTCTTCTCTGGATTGAAACTCCAACGAACCCCCTACTTAAAATTACTGATATAATGAAAGTCACAAGTATTGCCAAAAAATATAAGGTAAAGACCTTGGTAGACAATACTTTCATGAGTCCTTACTTTCAAAATCCGCTCTCTCTCGGAGCAGATATCGTATTGCACTCAATGACTAAATACATTAATGGTCATTCTGATGTTGTCGGTGGAGCTCTTATGCTCAATGAGAAGAAGGTCTATGATAAATTGTGGACTCTTCAAAACTCAATAGGCCCAAGTCAATCTCCCTTTGACTCTTGGCTAGTCCTAAGAGGAATAAAAACATTGGCCATTAGAATGGAAGCTCATCAAAAGAATGCCATGAAAATTGCAAAGTTTCTTGAGTCTCATCCAATGGTTGAAAAAGTTCTCTATCCGGGGCTTAAAAGTCATCCTCAACACAGAATTGCAAAAATACAGATGTCGGGTTTTGGTGGAATGATAACTTTCTTTCTTAAGGGAGATATAAAGAAGTCGAAGAAGTTTCTCTCAAAAATTCAAATATTCTCACTCGCTGAGAGCCTTGGAGGTGTTGAGAGTTTAATTGAACATCCCGCGATCATGACTCACGCTTCAATTCCAAAAAAGACACGAGAAACATTAGGCATCACGGATAATCTGATTAGATTATCCGTTGGTATTGAAAATGTTGATGATTTAATTAGAGATCTTGAAAATACTTTTAAAATAATTCGTTAGAAGTCAGCAGGCCCGTCTTCTATGGTTTGTTCCATTGGTGGCCTCTCTTCTTTATTCGAATTATTGTCTATAACTGCATTAACTTTAATTTTACTTGGAAATAAAGTTCCTACATACTCACGACCTCTATTAAAGACAAGTCCATTTCTTAAGTATTTCTTTGTTAGCAAGTAAGTACAATATACTTTTCCGTGATCACTTGAAATATTTTCTTTTTCACCTGTAGCAAAAATTAATCCATCGTCCTGTAGGAGCTTTTCAATTTTCACTAACTCTTTACAGTACTCACTACTTCCGGCCTTACAACCAGCTTCTCTTTTTAAGACCTCTACACCACCTTCATCTTTCTTTATATGAACAGGTTCTCTACAGACATCTATTGTCCAACTATCTTTCATAAATTTAAATTTTGAATGATTAATGGTAATGGAACAATCACTCTTTGAAATAGCTAAAATATTTTTAGAGAGACCAAATGGTGCAGCCTTATGTTCCACAACGGCATCATAATTCCCTTGAATACACTCCATATCCGAAAACATATTCATTGAATATGAATTAGAAATTAAAAGAACAAATAAAATACTACATTTGAATAATTGCATTCTTACTTACCTCAAAAATAATCATCGTTGCGTCGTGAGAAAAGAACATTGAAGTTTTCTCTTTCTTAAGAGTATAGAAGACTTCATCCAATAATTCACGTCCTGATTTTTGAACATTTAAATTAGCTGTTTTTAGAATAACTTCCTTTCCAGGAGGATTGTCTAATAAACCACTAGAGAGAATGATCAACTTTTCACCTCTTTCGATGGAAACTTCAGATTCTTTAACCTCTTTAGAGTTTAGGAGAAGCAGAGAATTACCCGACTTCCATACTCTAGTTTTCATCTTTCGGAGGTCAATACGAAGAAATAAGACATCTAATTTTCTCTTCTCTTCTTTAACTTTTGAATTTTCAACTTCTAAATTTAAGCCCTTAATAAAATTGTCAATCTTACTATCGGTAAATGTACTACTTCCTCTAAGTTCGTCAAATTGCTTCATTATAATACTTGAAATAAGATATGATCTCGATCTTGCAAGTAGTAAGAGAACTTCATTATCCGTTGAAATAACATCAAAGAACTCCCCTCCCGAACTTTCTCCGGCACCAAACTTACTCGTGGCCATAAGGCCCTTAAAGCTCTCTTCTCTAATAGGAACTAATTTTTCGTGGATCTCTTTCACTCTTTGAAGCTCATTTATCGCTGCGGTCATGACTCTTTCCAAACTCTGCCCTACCTCATCTAAGTCCTCACTATCAACACTGTCAATTTGTGGATTAATCAATAGATTAAACCAAGGTCTATGTAAGTAATCAGGATCATCTATACTTAGTACACCTTTTATAAATCTATCGACAGAACAGATTTGTTCCAATTCTTTCGATGAAGAGTTACTCTTATCTCCAACCAAAATAACATTCCCATTAATATCCATTTTATTTTCATCGTAGAATAATTTGAACGCCTTCCAATCTTTAATAGATAAGAGAAGGATAACTTGATCATCTTTTAAGAGGTTTTCAAAAACTGTCGCTTGATCAAAATTGAAAGTTATAACCTCACAAAGGTAATTACTTTCCAAACTTCGAAACTCCGTTTTTAATTCAGCATCTTTAGACAGGACAACCACTTTCTTCATTTTCTTTCACTTGTTTTATAAATTTCTAATCTTAATAGACTAACAAAAAACAATAATTCAGAGTAGTTAAGGCAAAATTCTCTGCCATTCTCCCCTATATAACGTGCTCTAATTCTTGGCACTTAAGATGTTTTATTTAATTAGGTAACAGGTTGAAACTATTGATGAAAAAGTAAATTCTAAAGGTTTTTAGTCAAAATAACGATAAATGCTATGCACGCTATTACAATGAATACATAGCGAGGCATTGGGCTAAATATGGATAAGAAAAAAGATAATGTTATTTCTCTTCAATCAGTTGTCGCAAATGTTGCGATGCTTGACCTTGTAAAGCAGGTTCGCGAACTTCGAGAACAGCAGCAAGAAATGTGTGAAATGGCAGTAAAAAGTATGCTTAGAGCACTTGATGCTAAAGACCACTATACTTACGGACATAGCATGAGAGTTGCCTATTATAGTGTTACACTAGGAAAAGAGCTTGGTCTTAATGACGAAGAAATGTATGAATTAGAAATGTCTGCACTCTTTCATGATATTGGAAAAATTGGTGTTCCAGACGCTGTCCTTTTAAAACCTGCAAGACTTACTGAGGATGAATTTCTCAAAATGAAAGCACATCCAAGTCTAACTGCGGAAATTCTACAAGACTTTGATTGCTTTAAAGATATTGCGACATATGCTAAACATCACCATGAAAGATATGATGGTCGTGGTTATCCTGATGGACTAAAGGGAGAAGATATTCCTTTATTCTCTAGAATTATTTTGATTGCCGATACATTTGATGCCATGACATCAACACGCCCTTATAGAAAAGGTCTTCCATACGAAGTGGCCTTTAGTGAGCTTGAAGAATTTTCTGGTTCACAATTTGATGCTGCTCTTGTAAAGCATTTTATTACAGCAATGACTAGAGAGGACTCAAAAGGTGAAGATACTTTTGAACTTACAATTATTGATGGGAACTTTGCTAAAGACGCTGCTTAATTAATATAAAAATAAGTGAATAAAAAAAGGAGAAGCAATCGCTTCTCCTTTTTTTATTTCTACTTCTTACAAAAGTCTGTCTCTGTAATTGTATTGATATTGTAGACCTGAATCGTTCTACAGTCTTTGAAACTTCTATAAACATTTGAAGGCGAGCACTCAGGATCTTTATCGTTCTCTTTACTCCAATCACTATTCTTCTTGCACTCTATGTAGCTGTTTTGATCTACACATGCCCAGTGCTTACCACTACAGTTATAGACAAGTCCCCTTCCTGTTTCTTGATAATTAGGAGGTTCTTGGTACTCTAATTTTTCTTTAACGACTTTTTCAATCATTGTAGGAGCCTCTGGGTTATTTAAACTATCAATGGCCTCTGACATTTCATTCGCACCCTTCATACTTCCTTGATTTTCTTGTCCAAGATTATCTTCGCCTAGGCTAGAAGGAGTGCTCTCAACTTGTGAATTATCCTCAAAGCCTTCTTTTCCTAAAGAGTCTACTGTGTCTGGTCCTTCTTCAGGGGAATCATCTTTTAACTTAAGTTCATTTTCTACAACTTGAACATTTGTCTCATTAGATTCTACTTCTTTCTTCTTTTCCTCAACTTTAGCTTCAACTACTTCTGCTGGCACTGGCGCTGGATCTACCGGTTTATTTTCCACTTTCTTAGCGACTTCAGCAGGATTTTCTTTGGCGGTCTTAACAACTTTCTTCTTTCTCTTTGGACGATTCTTTCTAACAACAGGTTTAACTTCAGGAAGAACATTTTCGTCCTCTCCTCCATCGTCCATTAATATACTTGCTCCTAAGATAAGAACAAGACCAACTAATCCAAGTCGCATTACTTTCTGCTTCTTAGCCTTTGCTGCGTCTTCATCATCCTCAGATTCGTCATCCTCTTCATCATCTTCTTCAAACTCTTCTTCATCATCTTCAGATTCTGAGTCAGATAATTTATCTTTGACGTCTATTTCCTCTGTCTTCTCATCAAACTCACCTTCCTCGTCTTCATACTCTTCATCATCGTCATCAGACTTTGATCCGGGAAGTTTTGATTTAACAGAACTAGCAAAATCATTAATTTTATCTTTCAGGTCGTCGAACATTCTTCTTTCCTTTGAAGGATTCAATAACTTATAATATATGCAATCTTATAACTTATCGAAAATTAACAAAAAAGGTTGAGAAAAAGTGATCGATGACGGAGTAATTAAGTACGATAGGACAAACTTTACCCAATCAGGGCCTCTAGATCCTGCTTTATGGGAGGAAATAGAGTCCTGGAGAAAGAAGCTCTTTAAATTAAATCTGATTGGCGAATATCCAACTGAAAAAGTTGGTTTTGGAAATATGTCAAAAATTATAAGATGGAATGATCAGGCTGAGTTTATTATTACTGGAACGCAAACAGGAAAGTATGAAAACTTAACAGGAGAACACTACACTCTTGTGAATGGCTATGACTTAGAAGCAATGAAGCTAAAGCAAGTTGGTCCACTTGAGGCTTCTAGTGAGGCCCTTACTCACGCAGCAGTTTATGAAGCTAATAGAGATATCACTGCTGTCTTTCATATTCATAACACTACTATTTGGGAAAGAATGATTGAAGAGAACTATGATGCGACTCCTAAAGATGTCCCTTATGGAACTATTGAAATGGCAAACTGTGTAGGACAATTAATCGCAGGTAAATCATCAGGACTCATTGTAATGAAAGGCCATCAAGATGGAGTTATTGCTTATTCAAAATCTATGGACCAATGTGGTAAGTTGATTTTAGAACTCGCTGATAAATTTCTCTAAGTCTTGAAACACTTTTCTTCCATCTAAAGGCTTATCACTAAGTAGAGCAACAGAAATAAATTTATCGACAGGAGAGAGCAAGACAACCCTCTCTTCGAACTCAGACAGTACTTCTAAAAGTTCTTTAAAGTTTTTGGAAATAGTTATCTTAAGTATTCCCCAATAGACAAATTTTTCAGGAAAGATTCTATTTAAAGAATGAGCCATCAGTCCCATTGTTTTTCTATAATTAACCTCAACAAAGGGATGAAAACCATCTTTATAAGTAAAAGTATCAATTTGAATTGAATCTTTAGCCCCAAGTGAAGCGAGCTTATCCCTAATAACTTCTAGTATTTTAAAGTTCTCACCTCCTATACTGTCGTCAATACTTTTAAGTTCACCGCCTTTAAATTGGCCGTACTGATCAATGTAATTCTCTATTATAAAGAAGCTTTTATCATTGAGATTAAAAGTTACACCGTAGTCTTTATACTTTTCTACAAATTGAGAAAAAACAGATGTCGTGGATATCTTCTCTATATCCTCAAGATTTCTAATGACGCTAACTCCTCTTCCAGAAAATCCCCATTCAGCCCGAGCAATCATGGGATAAGTTAGCTTCTTAATTGCTTCATTTTTTGTGATAACAGAGGGAATAGGTATCCATCCCTCACGAATTCCAAGCTCAGTCATAGAGATTTTAGAGTTGAAAAACTTTTCTTTTTCTAAATCGACACACTTTCCCCACCATGGAATCGAGGCTCCTTTATAAGACACTTTATTAGAAAGGAGATTTAATGAAAGTAGATGTTCAAGATATTCTTCGCTAAATTTATAAGTGGTCTTTAAAATAGATTTTTCATTGGTATTGATAAAGAAGAAAATATGATCAAACCAGCTAGCGCCTTTAATCTTTTTAGAAGAACCTGAGAGAAAATTCTCATAATCCAAATTTAGGTGATATTTTACTTCTTCCATTCTCTTCTATTCGTTACAACAAAATCATCAGAGTAGTTTTTAACTCCGTCGATAAATTCTTGATCAAG
The sequence above is a segment of the Halobacteriovorax sp. JY17 genome. Coding sequences within it:
- a CDS encoding PLP-dependent aspartate aminotransferase family protein produces the protein MKKSEVKDLDKASRVIHAGGHPDPETGAIMPPIYQTSTYVQSSPGVHKGYEYTRSHNPTRTRLEECLASLEEAKYALVTSSGLSAEMLVMHTLPAGSTILCGDDVYGGTYRLFTTVFNEIHNFIFINTTDLEEVESKIKEHRPSLLWIETPTNPLLKITDIMKVTSIAKKYKVKTLVDNTFMSPYFQNPLSLGADIVLHSMTKYINGHSDVVGGALMLNEKKVYDKLWTLQNSIGPSQSPFDSWLVLRGIKTLAIRMEAHQKNAMKIAKFLESHPMVEKVLYPGLKSHPQHRIAKIQMSGFGGMITFFLKGDIKKSKKFLSKIQIFSLAESLGGVESLIEHPAIMTHASIPKKTRETLGITDNLIRLSVGIENVDDLIRDLENTFKIIR
- a CDS encoding HD-GYP domain-containing protein, with translation MDKKKDNVISLQSVVANVAMLDLVKQVRELREQQQEMCEMAVKSMLRALDAKDHYTYGHSMRVAYYSVTLGKELGLNDEEMYELEMSALFHDIGKIGVPDAVLLKPARLTEDEFLKMKAHPSLTAEILQDFDCFKDIATYAKHHHERYDGRGYPDGLKGEDIPLFSRIILIADTFDAMTSTRPYRKGLPYEVAFSELEEFSGSQFDAALVKHFITAMTREDSKGEDTFELTIIDGNFAKDAA
- a CDS encoding class II aldolase/adducin family protein, whose amino-acid sequence is MIDDGVIKYDRTNFTQSGPLDPALWEEIESWRKKLFKLNLIGEYPTEKVGFGNMSKIIRWNDQAEFIITGTQTGKYENLTGEHYTLVNGYDLEAMKLKQVGPLEASSEALTHAAVYEANRDITAVFHIHNTTIWERMIEENYDATPKDVPYGTIEMANCVGQLIAGKSSGLIVMKGHQDGVIAYSKSMDQCGKLILELADKFL